The Deltaproteobacteria bacterium genome contains a region encoding:
- a CDS encoding P-II family nitrogen regulator: protein MKKIEAIIKPFKLDEVKKALNDIHIEGMTVTEVKGFGRQKGHTELYRGAEYVVDFLPKVKIEVVTTEEMAGKVVEAITGAAKTGKIGDGKIFVSSIEETVRIRTGERGKDAL, encoded by the coding sequence ATGAAAAAGATTGAGGCGATAATAAAACCTTTTAAACTTGACGAGGTCAAAAAAGCTTTGAACGATATTCATATAGAAGGTATGACCGTTACTGAGGTAAAGGGTTTCGGAAGGCAGAAAGGGCATACAGAACTCTACAGAGGCGCTGAATATGTGGTTGATTTCCTGCCCAAGGTAAAGATAGAGGTGGTAACAACAGAGGAGATGGCCGGCAAGGTGGTGGAGGCAATAACAGGCGCAGCAAAGACAGGCAAGATCGGAGACGGCAAGATATTTGTTTCCTCTATAGAAGAGACCGTCAGGATAAGAACAGGAGAGCGAGGGAAAGACGCCCTGTAG
- a CDS encoding porin: MKKGLWVLILALLSVTYSVSDSGAADEPIAKPHRTLYEVSAAEKGVEISGFVDMYYSYNLNNPNSRRNTSTSNPSTTNFDFEHNTFSLNLAELVISKTSDPVGFRIDLDFGPATDFVHCGATNCDTVSTAESTFRHLQQVYVSWASPFKLNLDYGKFVTHMGAEVIESKDNWNYTRGLLFCCAIPYYHAGLRANYPISDKLFVNGYIYNGWNNVTENNGNKTYGLQVGITPIPQLPIILSWIGPEDFVGSANNRQVYEAIVSYNATDSLSFMVDYNYGTQDSLTGTSQKYSGIAAYAKWKQDPYTLALRYEIADDKNNVMFAGTTPDGNKIQEITLTAERTIAGSLLTRLEYRTDMSDDKIYEDKDGKFIEDSQSRVVLGLVYMF, encoded by the coding sequence ATGAAAAAAGGATTATGGGTGTTGATATTAGCTTTATTGTCTGTGACCTACTCGGTCTCAGATAGCGGTGCGGCTGATGAGCCTATTGCAAAGCCCCATCGGACTCTCTATGAAGTAAGTGCGGCTGAAAAGGGGGTAGAGATATCAGGATTTGTGGATATGTATTATAGTTACAACCTTAACAATCCCAACAGCAGACGCAACACAAGTACATCTAATCCATCCACCACGAATTTTGATTTCGAGCATAATACATTTAGCCTTAACCTGGCTGAGTTAGTAATATCCAAGACATCCGATCCGGTAGGTTTTAGGATAGATCTGGATTTTGGCCCTGCCACAGATTTTGTTCACTGCGGAGCAACTAACTGCGATACTGTATCCACTGCCGAGAGTACATTTAGACATCTGCAGCAGGTCTATGTGAGCTGGGCATCTCCTTTCAAGTTAAATCTCGATTATGGAAAATTCGTCACCCACATGGGTGCCGAGGTTATCGAGTCTAAAGATAACTGGAACTATACACGGGGGCTCCTGTTTTGCTGCGCTATACCTTACTATCATGCAGGTTTAAGAGCGAATTACCCTATTTCCGACAAACTCTTCGTTAATGGTTATATTTACAATGGTTGGAACAATGTTACTGAGAATAATGGAAACAAGACCTATGGCCTACAGGTAGGGATTACCCCTATCCCACAACTTCCAATCATCCTGAGTTGGATCGGGCCGGAGGATTTTGTGGGTTCAGCTAATAACCGCCAGGTCTATGAGGCAATTGTCAGTTATAATGCCACTGATTCCCTATCATTCATGGTTGATTATAATTATGGAACACAGGATTCCCTGACAGGTACATCACAGAAATATTCTGGCATCGCAGCTTATGCCAAATGGAAGCAGGATCCCTATACACTGGCCCTCCGGTATGAAATAGCGGATGACAAAAATAATGTTATGTTTGCTGGCACAACACCAGACGGAAACAAGATTCAGGAAATCACTCTGACTGCCGAGAGGACCATTGCAGGAAGTCTTTTAACCAGACTGGAATATCGAACGGATATGTCGGACGATAAAATATATGAGGATAAAGATGGCAAATTTATAGAAGACAGCCAGAGCCGTGTCGTATTAGGTCTTGTATATATGTTCTAA
- a CDS encoding FAD-dependent oxidoreductase — protein sequence MAKIIIIGASTGGLPAAYEMKKMLGSWHEVIVISDTEIFHFVPSNPWVAVGWRARKDTAFSLKPYLEKKGIGLIAEAAQKIDPQQKQVTTIKGTVISYDYLVIATGPKLAFDEVEGLGPERNTVSVCTIDHAEKAYETYQKFIKEPGPIVVGAVQGASCFGPAYEVAFILDTDLRRRKIRKKVPITFVTSEPYIGHLGLSGVGDSKGMLEHEFRERHINWHTNAKVKRIEQGKMVVDIVNEGEKDIPFKYCMMIPAFKGVDAVSSVEGLCNPRGFVIVDAYQRSPKYPDIYAVGVCIAIAPEPTPVPTGVPKTAYMIESMVTASAHNIKSSIEGNPVSAKATWNAICLADMGDTGIAFVAMPQIPPRNVTWAKKGKWVHLAKVAFERYFIRKMKKGVSEPFYEKAILNAMGIKKLE from the coding sequence ATGGCAAAGATAATAATCATAGGCGCTTCAACAGGCGGACTGCCTGCTGCATACGAAATGAAAAAGATGCTTGGCAGCTGGCACGAGGTCATTGTCATCTCTGATACTGAGATTTTCCATTTTGTCCCTTCCAATCCCTGGGTTGCGGTGGGCTGGAGGGCAAGAAAGGACACAGCCTTTTCTTTAAAGCCTTATCTGGAAAAGAAGGGCATTGGTTTAATTGCAGAGGCAGCACAGAAGATTGACCCGCAACAAAAGCAGGTAACAACTATCAAGGGGACTGTAATTTCATACGATTATCTTGTCATAGCCACAGGGCCTAAACTTGCATTTGATGAAGTGGAAGGATTAGGGCCAGAAAGGAATACCGTATCCGTCTGCACCATAGACCATGCAGAAAAGGCGTACGAGACATATCAGAAATTTATTAAAGAGCCGGGACCAATTGTTGTGGGCGCTGTGCAGGGGGCATCGTGCTTCGGTCCTGCGTATGAGGTTGCCTTTATTTTAGATACTGACCTGCGGAGAAGAAAGATCCGTAAAAAGGTCCCCATAACTTTTGTGACATCAGAGCCGTACATAGGCCATCTTGGGCTGAGCGGTGTAGGTGATTCAAAGGGCATGCTGGAGCATGAATTCCGCGAGAGGCATATAAACTGGCATACCAATGCAAAGGTAAAAAGGATTGAGCAGGGGAAGATGGTGGTTGATATCGTGAACGAAGGAGAGAAGGATATCCCATTCAAATATTGCATGATGATACCGGCTTTCAAAGGTGTGGATGCTGTGAGCAGTGTTGAAGGGCTTTGCAATCCAAGAGGCTTTGTCATTGTTGATGCCTATCAGCGGTCTCCTAAATATCCGGACATCTATGCTGTTGGCGTGTGCATAGCCATTGCGCCGGAGCCAACCCCTGTGCCCACAGGCGTGCCAAAGACAGCCTATATGATAGAGAGTATGGTAACAGCATCAGCCCATAATATAAAATCATCTATTGAGGGTAACCCTGTTTCCGCAAAGGCAACATGGAATGCGATATGCCTTGCTGATATGGGGGATACAGGCATAGCCTTTGTGGCAATGCCCCAGATACCGCCACGAAACGTTACATGGGCAAAGAAAGGGAAATGGGTGCATCTGGCAAAGGTTGCCTTTGAAAGATATTTTATACGAAAGATGAAAAAGGGCGTGAGCGAGCCGTTCTATGAGAAGGCGATTTTAAATGCAATGGGGATTAAAAAATTAGAATAA
- a CDS encoding type II toxin-antitoxin system VapC family toxin: MFLFDTDTISHIIKKNPPSLLVSKIAEVPPEQQFTTAINVGEMVYGACKKGLSADHFLEKLSKQVLPNINILTFDKASAYIYGKLRAELEKQGTPIGEPDLRIASIALSNRMVLITSNTKHFERIPGLSIENWLSS, from the coding sequence ATGTTTTTATTTGATACAGATACTATAAGTCATATTATAAAAAAAAATCCACCGTCTTTACTTGTCAGTAAAATCGCCGAAGTTCCCCCTGAACAACAATTTACAACTGCAATAAATGTTGGTGAAATGGTATATGGGGCTTGTAAAAAGGGTTTAAGCGCAGACCATTTTTTAGAAAAACTTTCAAAACAAGTTTTGCCAAATATTAATATTCTTACTTTTGATAAGGCATCTGCGTATATTTATGGTAAGTTGAGGGCCGAATTGGAAAAACAGGGCACACCAATTGGAGAGCCTGATTTAAGAATTGCCTCAATTGCGTTATCAAACCGTATGGTTTTAATTACGAGTAATACGAAGCATTTTGAAAGGATACCAGGATTATCAATAGAAAATTGGTTGTCTTCTTAA
- the amt gene encoding ammonium transporter, with amino-acid sequence MDTIWVLVTAFLVFWMNAGFALVESGLCRAKNTVNILAKNFVVFAIASIAFYIIGWGLMFGDGNAFFGIKGLLFLGGTDNSPTTGDAYKGVYSAMNWTGVPLFAKFFFQLVFAGTAATIVSGAVAERIKFLSFIVFSFIIVGIVYPIGGHWIWGGGWLAKIGMFDFAGSTVVHSIGGWAALAGVIVLGARIGKYGKDGKVNPIPAHNMSTATLGALILWLGWFGFNPGSTMAADADAIARIALTTNTAAAAATLAATLTAWLMLGKPDLSMILNGTLAGLVAITAPCAFVSVPSSLIIGLIAGVLVVLAVIMFDKLQLDDPVGALSVHLVNGVFGTFALGLFAEDRFMPGTTGNGLLFGGTKLFFAQIVGIVGIGAFTFIISLIAWYVIKALFGLRVSEEEETMGLDIGEHGVEAYHISGGEERIRSV; translated from the coding sequence ATGGACACCATATGGGTTTTGGTCACAGCCTTCCTCGTATTCTGGATGAACGCGGGGTTCGCGCTCGTTGAATCAGGGCTGTGCAGAGCAAAAAATACCGTGAATATACTTGCAAAGAACTTCGTTGTCTTTGCGATAGCCTCCATAGCCTTTTATATCATAGGCTGGGGGCTAATGTTTGGCGACGGAAATGCCTTCTTTGGGATAAAGGGGCTCCTTTTCCTGGGCGGGACGGATAACAGCCCTACAACAGGGGATGCATATAAGGGTGTATATTCTGCCATGAACTGGACAGGCGTTCCGCTTTTTGCCAAGTTCTTCTTCCAACTGGTATTTGCAGGGACAGCAGCAACCATAGTATCGGGCGCAGTGGCAGAGAGGATAAAATTTTTAAGCTTCATTGTCTTCTCCTTCATAATAGTAGGTATCGTCTATCCTATAGGCGGTCACTGGATATGGGGCGGCGGCTGGCTGGCAAAGATTGGGATGTTTGATTTTGCAGGTTCTACAGTAGTTCATTCTATAGGCGGTTGGGCAGCTTTAGCAGGTGTAATCGTTCTGGGAGCGAGGATTGGGAAATATGGAAAGGACGGGAAGGTGAATCCAATACCCGCTCATAATATGTCCACGGCAACATTGGGTGCGCTCATCCTGTGGCTGGGCTGGTTCGGATTCAATCCAGGTTCCACAATGGCTGCCGATGCGGATGCCATTGCCAGAATAGCCCTAACTACCAATACGGCAGCAGCAGCCGCTACCTTGGCCGCCACACTTACAGCATGGCTTATGCTGGGCAAACCTGATCTTTCCATGATATTAAACGGTACCTTGGCTGGTCTTGTGGCTATAACTGCCCCTTGTGCCTTTGTGAGCGTGCCAAGCTCCCTGATTATAGGCCTTATAGCAGGTGTCCTGGTTGTCCTTGCTGTAATCATGTTTGACAAGTTACAGTTGGACGACCCTGTGGGTGCGCTGTCTGTCCATCTTGTTAACGGGGTGTTTGGCACATTTGCGCTCGGACTCTTTGCAGAAGACAGGTTTATGCCGGGTACGACAGGGAATGGGCTTTTATTTGGCGGGACAAAGTTGTTCTTTGCGCAGATAGTGGGTATCGTCGGTATAGGGGCATTTACCTTCATCATCAGCCTTATCGCTTGGTATGTTATAAAGGCGCTCTTCGGCCTTAGGGTAAGCGAAGAGGAGGAAACCATGGGTCTTGACATAGGTGAACACGGGGTTGAGGCTTATCATATATCAGGTGGTGAGGAAAGGATAAGGTCGGTATAG
- a CDS encoding response regulator, which yields MKRKVIIIDDNADQRFVLKGLLTYIGCEVIGEGDSGLDAVELMQKLSPDAVLMDVKLPGMDGIEAAMAINKLKPTPVILLTAKKDEETIKRAADAGVMAYLVKPIREEDLLPTIELAISRFKEFQIVSKQNLELKESIEARKVIERAKGLLMEKEGLSERGAFSRIQKLSMDKRRPMKEIAEILIAALEGGR from the coding sequence ATGAAGAGGAAGGTAATCATAATTGACGATAATGCCGACCAGAGATTTGTATTAAAGGGTCTTTTAACATATATCGGCTGCGAGGTTATTGGCGAAGGCGACAGCGGCCTTGACGCAGTAGAGCTGATGCAGAAACTATCTCCGGATGCGGTATTGATGGATGTTAAGCTGCCGGGTATGGATGGCATTGAAGCTGCAATGGCAATAAATAAGCTGAAGCCAACTCCTGTAATTCTTTTAACAGCAAAAAAAGATGAAGAGACTATAAAGAGGGCTGCTGATGCTGGCGTTATGGCATATCTTGTAAAGCCGATACGAGAAGAAGACCTGTTGCCGACCATTGAACTTGCCATATCAAGGTTCAAGGAATTTCAAATTGTGAGCAAACAAAATCTGGAATTGAAAGAGTCAATAGAGGCAAGGAAAGTGATAGAAAGGGCGAAGGGTCTTTTAATGGAGAAGGAAGGATTGTCAGAAAGAGGTGCATTTTCACGCATTCAAAAGTTAAGTATGGACAAAAGAAGGCCAATGAAAGAGATTGCGGAGATACTGATTGCTGCATTGGAAGGGGGAAGGTAA
- a CDS encoding type 1 glutamine amidotransferase, whose product MSRVLVLQHVESEGLGIINKAVKQRGIQTDLIRIFKNDKIPRSLEGYNGLIIFGGPMGVYEEDIYPFIRDEITLIKSAIKDDTPILGICLGAQILAKAAGADVYKGKKKEIGWYKIKLSDEGKRDSIFIGLPDEFTVFQWHGDTFDLGTDLKSVPSKCLASSELFPNQIIKVGKNAYGLQFHLEVTEDMIKNWIALNDRELASVNAYINPKNIIKETANHIETVHRYGEVIFSRFFNLVKHT is encoded by the coding sequence ATGTCAAGGGTTCTCGTTCTCCAGCATGTAGAAAGTGAGGGATTGGGGATAATAAATAAGGCTGTAAAACAGAGAGGAATCCAAACCGATTTGATAAGGATTTTTAAAAACGACAAGATACCAAGAAGCCTTGAAGGCTACAATGGACTCATAATATTCGGCGGGCCAATGGGCGTATACGAAGAGGATATTTATCCATTTATAAGAGACGAGATTACGCTTATAAAAAGCGCCATTAAAGATGATACGCCAATACTTGGCATATGCCTTGGCGCGCAGATACTGGCAAAGGCAGCAGGAGCGGATGTATACAAGGGGAAAAAGAAGGAAATTGGCTGGTATAAGATAAAGTTGAGTGATGAGGGTAAAAGGGACAGTATTTTCATCGGCCTGCCTGATGAGTTTACGGTTTTTCAGTGGCACGGTGACACATTTGATTTGGGGACAGATTTAAAATCTGTCCCCAGTAAATGCCTTGCGTCTTCAGAATTGTTTCCCAATCAAATAATAAAAGTCGGTAAGAATGCGTATGGCCTTCAGTTTCATCTTGAGGTGACAGAAGATATGATAAAAAACTGGATTGCTCTAAACGATAGAGAATTGGCCTCTGTAAATGCATACATAAATCCAAAGAATATCATCAAGGAAACGGCTAATCACATAGAGACCGTCCATAGATACGGCGAGGTAATCTTCTCGAGATTTTTCAATCTGGTGAAACACACATGA